The DNA segment TTGTCCGATTGCATCATTGGTCGCAACCTGTGATAAATTAGAGCTGACCTCACGTAGTTGAGACATATTTCTGGCAATGTTTTGCTCAACGCGGGTAGAGGTCTGCTTGGATAGCTCTGAAAGATACCGCTGTGTTTCATTCATGATAAGGGATTTACTACGCTGAACCATAAGAAAACTCAGACCTGTCATTGTCAGAATCATGAGAACAAGGATAACAATTGTTAGAAGCGTGTGTGTTTTCTGTTTCTTACTCAGGGAATTCATGTATGGCCCCCTCTCAAGCACTCAGTTATGATTATTATACTATACTTCATGTAAAAGAGGAATATATTTATGGCTGAACACAATAAGTCATTTACTTTTTTTCATCAGCAAATTGTACAAAATAGTTAAGATTTATATAAAAGTCTCTCGTTTTTCAAGGAATAGCATACCAGAGACAACTCCTTATTTACATAGATGGTTTTCTTTTGATTCCGTATATGCATAAACTAGAAAAAAGATGTGAGCTGGATCAAAAGCCCGCATCCTCACTAATCAGGACAGCTTATTTTCGCTTCAGTGAAACCACAGCTTCCACATGTAAAACATAGTCTGTTAAATTATAGTAATACTATATACACAACATCGTCATCATGTTACGGAAAAATAATTATTCATCTTTTCTTAAGAGAACTTTCCTATTAAATAAAATAGGGCTCGTTTGATTATACCCAAGAGCCCTTCTGTAATTAAGGATCAATAGACCATGATATTTAAGTGATGCTTTTTCCCTCCTTAATTTTTAATTTTGTTTGAATCTAGTTAATTCTTCCGTGTACACTGCCTCTTTTATCCGATTTGCATATTTATAAAAAGTCGATCTTTTCATCTGTGTTTCATCACAATAATCAGATAATTTCTGTTTCTTATTCAGACAGGCTTTAATGCGCATTTCAAAATCATTTGGCAAAACAGTTTTCGGTCTGCCGTAATTTCCATTTCCCTCAGATTTTCTCTGTAATGCTTTCTCAATTCCTTTTTTCTGACTCGCTTTTAGCTTTTGTCGATTCAGTTCTAGAAGATAATCATAAAATCGTAACAATAATGAAGCATCTGCCTTTATGCCATTACAGGCTATCATCGTATCTTTTTCAGCAAATTCTTCAAGACTGTTTCTAATGGCTGTTAGATCATCCCCCAAACAGTCGATCGTATCAATTTCTATTTTAGTTTCCATATTGTCTCCTTTGATCTAGTCTTATCAAATTTCACGATAAGAAACAATTTGCCAAAATTCCTATCAAAAATTTCAAACTTAACATCATTAGAGCATACTGCATTAAAACGATTTATATCATTGAATATTCATCATTCTTCATGCTTCAAATGCGATACTAGCAGTGTTTCCTTTGGATACACTCTCACATCATCTTTTCCACATTTTATAATCATGTTCTTCTCTTTTTTCTTTACCTTTTTCTTCTTATCCTTAAATAACTTCATGTATTACATGCCTTTCTGATATGACTTACTGCATACCGTTTTTTCAAAAGCAAAGTGCGAAAATATCATACATATTTATTCTCGCACTCTATTTGCTTACGTTTCCAACTTTACTTCTTATTGGATCTGTGTTTGATTCTTATGACAAAAGCAATGCAGATTGTCAGCAGTAAAGCGATCGGAAGCAGGAAGTAGTAAATCGTATTCTTTGCTTCTTCCTTCTTTTTAGCGACATTCTCCTTTTCTTCTTTCAACTGATGTCCCGGTTTTTCAGCTTCTTCTTCATACTCTCCAGTTGATGGCAGTTGTGTACTGAACTCACCATTTCCAGGCTCTTTACTTCCTGTTTGTGGTTTTTCTGCCGGTGCAATCACAGGAGTATCTTCTTTACTGTCTGTATAACAGAGCACATACGTTGAGAAAGCATCGCTTTCGATCGTTACCGTCTTTTCATCCTTGTCAAGATCTGCCAGTATCTCCGCTTTTCCATCATGGATACGGATCACATCGAAGACTCTTACGACACCCTGAGCAGGATATAATTCCTCTGGAATATTCAGTACGATCTTAATGACTTTGCGAAGTTTATCTACCTGTACTTCTTTATCGTCGATCGTCTTGTAGATCGTGATATCGAAGTATTTCGCAATCGTTCTGCCATTCAAGACTGCTTTTACAATATCACGCTCATCCTCTTCGATCTCATTACATTCGATACGGATGCTCACATCTTTTCCATAGCGATAATCGTGATATTCTTTTTCACTAAGAACAGCTTCAATGATTTCTTCCTGTTTATTTCCAAGTTGAATCGGACTGTCCTTATCGATATTGATTTCCGCCTTACCTGAAACGACCGCCTCATATTTTGCATACAGCGTCATGTCAGTAATTACAGGGGTATCAATATCGTATTCGTATTTCAGTTCCTTATCGGAGTACCAGCCTCTGAAATGATACATCTCTTTCTCTGGATCTGCCGGCATTTCCAGTTTATCACCATGCTCTACGGTCATTGATTCGATCGTTGTTCCCCCATCTGTTTCAAACTTCACAGTATAGGTATTGATCTTCCAATGTGCATAGTAGGTTGTACCGTCCACTGGCATGAGGGTATCTTTCGTAATCTGTGTTCCATCTTCAAGCTCTGTGAACCAGCCCAAGAAGGTATAGCCAACTTTTGTTGGAATAGGAAGTGTTCCTAGTTTCGTGTTGTTATCTTTCTTGATTGGATCACACTCGCTTCCTCCATTGCTGTCAAATGTCACAGTGTATTCATTGATCGTCCAGTGTGCATAGTAAGTCGCACCATTAAGTGGCATCGTTGTTTCTTTGGTGATTTTGGTTCCACCACTTGCCTTCGTATACCAACCAACAAAGGTATGACCAATCCTTGTCGCAACTGGTAGATCGCCTATTGCTTCTTTATAGTTCTTCGTGATCGTTTCCGGTGTTACACTGTCTCCACCATTGACATCGAAGGTTGCCGTATACGCATTAACTTTCCATTTCGCATACAATGTTAAATCTCCGGTTACTGTATCTGTTGCAAAATTCCATTTTGCATCATCTGTCGTATACCAACCAACAAAAGTATATCCTACTTTTGTTGGGTTACTTGGTTCCGGTACAAGTCCATTATCTTCAGCTCCCTGTGCTTCAACTTCACTGCCACCCTTAGAATCAAAGGTTACTGTATGGGCACTCTTTCGCCAGTTTGCAGTAAATTTCAAATCACCCGTCGTTCCTTTCGAAATGCTAACTTCCATTTCAGGTACAGAAGGATCACTCATACCATCATATGTCCAGCCTGTAAATACATGAGCTGACCAGCTTGGTGCTTTCAATGTCAACGTTTCATCTTCGATCGTATACTTCGCTTTATTGGCAGGATCGTTCTTAGCCTTGCCTGTACCTTCATCATTTAAGTCATACTCGATCTTATATTCATGAGCTGTCCATTGTGCGTAATACGTTGCACCATCGGCAGGCATCTTCGTTGTCATTGTGATCTTCGTTCCACCTGTTTGTGCTGTATACCAGCCTTTGAAGTCATATCCCGTCTTTGTGACGACTGGTAATTCTCCTAGTTCCGCATCATAATCTTTTGTAATAGTCTTATCATCTGTCGGATCATCACTGCTCTTGAAGGTAGCCGTATACTGATTAATTGTCCAATGCGCATAGTAGGTCGCTCCATTGAGTGGCATCTTCGTATCTTCATCAATCTTCATTCCACCTGTTTTGGCAGTATACCAGCCATCGAAGGTATAACCGGTTCTCGTAGATGTTGGAAGTGTGCCTAATTTTGCATCATAGTCGACCTTAATATTTGTTCCATCACTTCCGCCGTTTCCGTCAAACTTCGCTGTATACTGATTGATCGTCCAATGTGCATAGTAGGTTGCGCCATCTACCGGCATCGTTGTTTCTTCCGTGATCTTTGTACCGGTCTCATCCGCTGTCGTAAACCAGCCATCAAAGGTATATCCGGTTCTTGAAGATGTTGGAAGTGTACCTAGTTTTGAATCGAAATCAGCAGTAATATCTGCTCCATTGCTTCCACCGTTTCCATCGAACTTCGCCGTGTATTGATTAACTGTCCAGTGTGCGTAGTATGTCGCACCATCAGCAGGCATTTTTGTATCTTTGGTGATTTTGTCTCCACCACTTGCCTTCGTATACCAACCAACAAAGGTATGACCAATTCTTGTGGCAGTTGGCAGATCACCTAATGCTTCATCATAGTTCTTTTTAATCGTTTCTGGGCTGACACTTTCTCCGCCATTGGCATTAAAGATTGCCGTATACTCGTTGATCGTCCATTTTGCATACAGCGTCATGGTTTCTTCAACGACATCCATATCAAAATTCCATGCATTCGTACATGCACTCTCTTTGAACCAGCCATCGAATGTATAGCCTGTCTTAGTCGGATCTTCAGGCTTTGTGATCGTCTCCTGATAATCTGCACCTGTTTCCGACACGCTGCTTCCACCTTGAGAATCAAAGGTCACTGTGTAGTTCACTTTTTTCCAGATTGCTGTATAAGAAAGATTTCCTGTACTGCCGGAAGAAATCGTCACGGTTGTCAGCAGTTCACCTGTTCCATTCAACTTCCATCCTTCAAAAGTATATCCTTTTTTCGTAGGTGCTTTCAACGTTATATCACTGTCAGTTACTTGATAACTGCTAGGGTTATCTACATTATTAGTACCACCGTCAAGGTCATAGGTGATCGTATACGTATCAATCGACCAGTTTGCTTTATAACTCTTATCACCAGTAGTACCCTGTGCGATCGTTACCGTTTCTTGTTTATCTGATGAATCTCCTTCGCTCCATCCAGTGAAGGTGTATCCCTTCTTGGTTGGATTGGTCAATGTAAAGGCTTCTGACTCGATCGTATACTCACTCTTGTTGGCAGTCGCTACTGTTCCACCATCAAGATCATAAGTGATTTGGTAAGTAATTGCTTTCCAGTTCGCTGTATACGTTCGATTTCCTACAGAGCCTTTACTGATTGTAACATCTTTGCTTGTTTCGGAAATGTCTGTACCTGTCCAGCCTTCAAACGTATAACCTTTTTTCGTAGGCTCTGCTAATTTGATGTCATTATCCGTTACTTTATAGGTGCTAGGATTACCATCACCATTGGTACCGCCATCTAATTCATAGCTGATGGTATAGGTGTTTTCTTCCCAGTGCGCTGTAAATGTTTTGTTTCCGGTCGTTCCTTTTGCAATCGTTACCGTTCCTTGTTTATCAGATGAACTTCCTTCACTCCATCCTAAGAATTTATAACCCTTCTTAGTTGGATTGATCAATGTAAAGGCTTCTGACTCGATCGTATACTCACTCTTGTTGGCAGTCGCTACTGTTCCACCATCAAGGACATATGTAATGCTGTAAGTGACAGGTTCCCATGTTGCTGTGTATTCACGTTTTCCTGTAGAGCCTTTACTGATCGTAACATTTTTGCTTGTTCCAGTAATATCCGTACCTGTCCAACCTTCGAACGTATAACCATTTCTGGTAGGAGCAGATAGTGTAATATCGTTGCTTTCTACATCATACGTTGATGGATTGTTGGCATCATTCGTACCACCGCCAAGATCATACGTAATGTCATAGGTTATTTTCTCCCAGTTTACGCTATAGCTGCGCGCTCCGGTTTCCCCCTTAGGAATGGTTACCGTCTCCAGCAATCCAGTAATTCCAGTTCCGCTCCAGCCTTTAAATGTGTAGCCCGTTCTCGTTGGATTGTTCAAGGTAATTGATTCCGTTTCCACATCATATGTGGTAGGATTCGTCTTACCATCTTCTAATGATCCGCCTTTTAGATCATAGCTGATGTCATACGTGATGATCTCCCAATTTGCAGTGAATGTCTTATTGCCACTGCTGTGCGTCGGAATCGTTAAACCCTTAGTTGGTGTAGTAATACTATCCGTTGTCCAACCCTTGAATGTATATCCTGTTTTACTTGCATCTTTCAATACGATCTCTTCACTGAGTTCTGTATACTGTGTAGGATTTGCCGGATCTCCATTAGTTGCACCATCCATATTCTCATATGAAATCGTGTACTGTGTGCTTGCCCATGGTTTTGTACCTGCGCTCACATCATCTTCGCTATAGCGATAATTGACTGTTTCCGCTATTCTTGCGTGAAGATAATAGGATTTCATCTTATCCAGATCTGTGAATGTATGATAGCCTTCACTGTCGGCCTTCAGTTTCTGCCATTCTCCTGATGTTTCGCTGACTGCAGCTGCACTTTCATTGAATACATACTCGTTGGCATCATTGACTTTTACCTTCAATGTCGTTTCTGAATATGTGACAGTTTCCAGTACTGGTGTTCCAGCCTTTGTAGGATTGATTGGTTTAGCGACTTCCTTGGTACTCTTTTCAATATAGCCGCCATACGTAGAAGCATCATCATTCGCCTGATACTGGATCACGATATTACTTCCGATATCTGCACTTTGTACTTTATACTCCATCGTATTTGTTCCACTTGTAAACAGCGTTCTTTTCTTGATGGTACCTTCGATTTTCGATTCGATATTTTCAATAGTCGTTCCATCACTTCGTTTTACAACAAAATGGCCATCATCGTAACCACTGCCTATGAATGTGGCGGTTATCGTTTTCCCTACTTCTAACACATCAGGTTCACTGATCGTCAGATTCTCTTCATCGAACGATTGATTGCCCGTTTTGACTGTGATGACGCTTGAGTATGCGCTTGGCTCATATTCACTCGTTCCTTCAAACAAGACTCTCACTTCATATTCTGTATTCGCCTTCAAATCATAGATCCATGCTTCTCCTGCACTATTTTGTTTCCATTCGACAGTGTTCTTGATGCGATATTCCAGTCGTGGTTGTGCGATCGTTTTACCTTCAGTTTTCATATTCGTTGGTAATACGATCTGAACACTTGTCCCATTGACTTGTTTCACTGTAATATCGCTTGGTGTAGCTTGTTCGGAACGTTTGACATTATTCAGTTTGCTGCTTTCCACACTTCCTGAATAGATGCCCTCCGGTGCTCCTGTATACACGGCATAGATTTTCTTTCCGACATCTTCTGCGGTTGGTGTGTATGCATCGCTGATTCCTACCGTATCCTTTTCTCTTACGATTTTTTCATAAGTCCCGCTATTCACAGCTGTTTCCCGATACCATGTCCAGATTCCATTCACTTCATCTTTGATTTCTGCTCCGCCAGCATCTGTCGCATAGATATACTTCACTTCGATCGGTACGAATACCTTTGTCGTATCGCCTTTTGTAATCTCCACACGGCCTTGTATCTGTGTTCCGATCAGTGCTGTATTTGATGTATAAGTCTTGCTGCCTTCATAATCTCCTCGTCCGGTGAATACAGCTCTGACATGATACCCATTTGCATACTTCAATGGTATATTCACTTTTGCATAGGAATATGTATCTGTCTTTCCTTCTTCTGTATTCGTTTTGATTTCAGAAGTGATATTCGCCCAGGTATTCTCGACCTCCGGTGTTGTGGTGACATAATACTGCCATATACCATCGATTGCTTTTCCGTTATCACTGATTCTTAATTCTTTATTCTGTAATACTTTCCAATTCGTATCATCTGCCTCAGTAATCATGATCGTGTTACCTGCATGACTTAAGTCTTCTTTTACTGTTCTTACCGCACGCTGTGAGATAACACCACTGCTCTGGTGAGTACCGTCTTCCAGTCTTGCCACATACACGACATATTCCGTATTGGCTTTCAGATCTAATGTCATATCAGCTGCTGCTGCTTTGAACCATTGTCCGGCTTTCGCCTCATTGTTCTCTACCGTGCTGCTTGCAACGGTTGTTGGAACAGTCGTATTGCTAGCCTCCTGTACATAATAGAAAACATGATCTGTAATGCTGCTTGTGATCTTTAATTTACTTCCGGATGTTCCATCTTCTGCTAATGCAGTGACTGTAGGCAGCTGAGAAGGTGCGTCATATGCCGGTTTTGTTAACGTTCCGATACTTGCGACTCTGGATTCTTTAAAATCGCTATCCTCTTTTGCAAGGTATCTTACCGTAATCTCGACATCGCCTTCCATCGGCTCGATCGTATATGTTTCTGATGTTGCATTTTTAATAGCGACATCATTTGCATACCACTGCCATGTTCCGGCTGCTGTATCATCAGCGCTCTGATCATATGTTCCTGCCTGATATTTTGCCTTATATGTAACACCAATGTCTGCTACACCAACCGCTGCAGGCTTCTCTATACCATCAACTACTTTCACGTACTCAACCGTTCCCGTTAAGATACTCTTATCCGTCGTCTTGGTATCGAGTTTAACCCAATCACTGGCATCATATCCGGTCTTTGCCGCCTTGCGGACATAAAGATCATACTCTGTATTTCTCTTTAATCCATTCAGGGTAATAACTGTTCCGGCATTTCCTGTCGCATCCTCTGCCTTAACCGTAGTTACAGCTGCACCCTTCAATGCATAGCCATACTGATAGATATCCGTTCCATCAACAGCAGTGACATTCATGGAATAATCCCTGATACTGCTTATGGTCATACCACTTGGTATATTGTTTGTATCCAATTTTGCATTCTTGATTGGTTCTGTAACCATATCAACACTGCTTTTGTAATCTCCTGTTGCCGTAAATGTAACTTTGATGGTTGCACCGGCATCCTTTGGATCGATTTGATAGGAAACGGTATTATTTACTGGATCAACGGTGTATACAGAAGGAGAGATCGTCGTCGTACTTCCTTTCGTGATCTGTCTTTCCAGCTTCCATGTACCACTTAGATTCTCTAATACAGGCGCTTTGATCATCACAGTTTCATCAACCTTGCATGTACCATTCACCGTAATATTTCCACTCACTACTGTTTTTTCAGTGGAAACGATCAAAGCATCACTCCATGCACTTTCTACTGATGAAGCCGTTTCTGATTTTCTTGCGAAGATATAGTAATCCTTATTCCTCTTTAGATTTTCGATCTTAACTTCTGTGTTTGCATTAACTTCTTGTTGAGCGATCGTGATATCTCCAGAAGCACTTTCTGCATAACCGATATCATACGTTCCTGCATCTGTCATCTTCACCGTTAATGAAGAATCACTCTTACTTACCTCTGTTGGTTTATTTGGTTTTTCTACAAAGGCTTTTTTGATAACCTCAGAAGTTGCGCTTACGCTTTCTTTAAAATCACCGTTTCCTGTATAGGTTGCCTTGATTCTAAATCCTACATCAGCATCTGTCAGTGTGTAGTTAAAACTATTTTTATTTGATGTTTCACTGATATCTGCTTTCTTTGTGACTCCATCCGCTTCCATTCGTTCCA comes from the Erysipelotrichaceae bacterium 66202529 genome and includes:
- a CDS encoding recombinase family protein encodes the protein METKIEIDTIDCLGDDLTAIRNSLEEFAEKDTMIACNGIKADASLLLRFYDYLLELNRQKLKASQKKGIEKALQRKSEGNGNYGRPKTVLPNDFEMRIKACLNKKQKLSDYCDETQMKRSTFYKYANRIKEAVYTEELTRFKQN